A window of Amycolatopsis australiensis contains these coding sequences:
- a CDS encoding ferrochelatase: MGYDALLWLSFGGPEGPDDVMPFLENVTRGRGVPRERLLEVAEHYQHFGGVSPINKLNRDAMAAVEKQLSAAGMDLPVHFGNRNWHPMVEDTLAALTASGARRVLVFPTSAYGGYSACRQYDEDIERARAAAGPDAPELVKIRQFFDHPLFVSAVADGLRAAHASLGDVPGVRTVFTAHSVPESADLASGPPGEGGRRYSRQIAEAARLVAAEAGITEYDVVWQSRSGPPQVPWLEPDIVDHIDALHASGVRGVVVSPIGFVSDHLEVIWDLDNEAAERAAEHGMAFARAATAGSDPRFAELVVELIREHTHGVPPRKLSPFPAAGCTVNGAPCALGCCEPAKRPAR; this comes from the coding sequence GTGGGATACGACGCGTTGCTGTGGCTTTCCTTCGGCGGCCCGGAAGGGCCGGACGACGTCATGCCGTTCCTCGAGAACGTGACCCGGGGCCGGGGCGTGCCGCGGGAGCGCCTGCTGGAGGTGGCCGAGCACTACCAGCACTTCGGCGGCGTCTCACCGATCAACAAGCTGAACCGCGACGCGATGGCCGCCGTCGAGAAGCAGCTCTCGGCCGCCGGCATGGACTTGCCGGTGCACTTCGGCAACCGCAACTGGCACCCGATGGTCGAGGACACCCTGGCGGCGCTGACGGCGTCCGGCGCCCGGCGGGTGCTGGTGTTCCCGACGAGCGCGTACGGCGGCTACTCGGCGTGCCGCCAGTACGACGAGGACATCGAGCGCGCCCGCGCGGCGGCCGGCCCGGACGCCCCCGAACTGGTGAAGATCCGGCAGTTCTTCGACCACCCGCTGTTCGTCTCGGCGGTGGCGGACGGCCTGCGCGCGGCGCACGCTTCGCTGGGCGACGTGCCGGGGGTGCGCACGGTGTTCACGGCGCACTCGGTGCCGGAGAGCGCGGACCTGGCGTCCGGCCCGCCCGGCGAAGGCGGCCGCCGGTACTCGCGCCAGATCGCCGAAGCGGCGCGTCTGGTCGCGGCGGAAGCGGGCATCACGGAGTACGACGTCGTGTGGCAGTCGCGGTCCGGGCCGCCGCAGGTGCCGTGGCTGGAGCCGGACATCGTCGACCACATCGACGCGCTGCACGCGTCGGGCGTCCGCGGCGTGGTCGTGTCGCCGATCGGGTTCGTCTCGGACCACCTGGAGGTGATCTGGGACCTGGACAACGAAGCGGCCGAACGGGCGGCGGAGCACGGAATGGCGTTCGCCCGGGCGGCGACGGCGGGATCGGACCCGCGGTTCGCGGAGCTGGTGGTGGAGCTGATCCGCGAGCACACGCACGGCGTGCCGCCGCGCAAGCTGTCCCCGTTCCCGGCGGCGGGCTGCACGGTCAACGGCGCGCCGTGCGCCCTCGGGTGCTGCGAGCCGGCCAAGCGCCCGGCCCGCTGA
- a CDS encoding ATP-binding protein: MNAVPEALPRTAGALRAAGYEPRPIAQEIHDNLLTALKNGEDAWPGIVGFSRTVLPQLERALLAGHDVVLLGERGQGKTRLLRTLAGLLDEWTPVIEGSELGEHPLQPITPASIRRAAELGDDLPVAWRHRSERYTEKLATPDTSVGDLIGDVDPVKVAEGRSLGDPETIHFGLVPRAHRGIVAINELPDLAERIQVALLNVMEERDIQVRGYTLRLPLDVLLVATANPEDYTNRGRIITPLKDRFGAEIRTHYPLDVEAEVAVVKQEANLVAEVGEPLLEVLARFVRNLRESTVIDQRSGVSARFAVAAAETVAAAALRRSALTGEEPAVARPVDLDAVPSVLRGKIEFEPGEEGREIEHLVHLMRRAIAETARGRFAGLDLRPLADAVEEGHLVATGERVPAKDVLAALPELPVLHEVASRAGVAPDEPAGRIAAAVELALESLFLARRLAKDSDDATTVYGR; encoded by the coding sequence GTGAACGCAGTTCCAGAGGCTCTTCCCCGCACCGCCGGGGCCCTGCGCGCGGCCGGGTACGAGCCGCGCCCGATCGCGCAAGAGATCCACGACAACCTGCTGACCGCGCTGAAGAACGGTGAGGACGCCTGGCCCGGCATCGTCGGGTTCTCCCGTACCGTGCTGCCGCAGCTGGAACGCGCGCTGCTGGCGGGGCACGACGTCGTCCTGCTCGGCGAACGCGGCCAGGGCAAGACCCGCCTGTTGCGCACCCTCGCCGGCCTGCTCGACGAGTGGACCCCTGTCATCGAGGGCTCCGAGCTGGGGGAACACCCGCTGCAGCCGATCACGCCCGCGTCGATCCGCCGGGCCGCCGAGCTGGGCGACGACCTGCCCGTGGCCTGGCGTCACCGCTCCGAGCGCTACACCGAAAAGCTCGCCACGCCCGACACGTCGGTCGGTGACCTGATCGGCGACGTCGACCCGGTCAAGGTGGCCGAAGGCCGCAGCCTCGGTGACCCCGAAACCATCCACTTCGGCCTGGTCCCGCGCGCCCACCGCGGCATCGTCGCCATCAACGAGCTGCCCGACCTCGCCGAACGCATCCAGGTCGCGCTGCTCAACGTGATGGAGGAGCGCGACATCCAGGTCCGCGGCTACACGCTGCGGCTGCCGCTGGACGTCCTGCTCGTCGCCACCGCGAACCCCGAGGACTACACCAACCGCGGCCGGATCATCACCCCGCTGAAAGACCGCTTCGGCGCCGAGATCCGCACCCACTACCCCCTGGATGTGGAGGCGGAGGTGGCGGTCGTCAAGCAGGAGGCCAACCTCGTCGCCGAGGTCGGCGAGCCGCTGCTGGAGGTCCTCGCCCGGTTCGTCCGGAACCTGCGCGAATCGACGGTCATCGACCAGCGCTCCGGCGTGTCGGCGCGCTTCGCCGTCGCCGCGGCGGAGACCGTCGCCGCCGCGGCCTTGCGGCGCTCGGCGCTGACCGGCGAAGAGCCCGCGGTGGCGCGGCCGGTCGACCTGGACGCCGTCCCGTCGGTCCTGCGCGGCAAGATCGAGTTCGAGCCGGGCGAAGAGGGCCGCGAGATCGAGCACCTCGTGCACCTGATGCGCCGGGCGATCGCCGAAACCGCGCGCGGCCGCTTCGCCGGGCTCGACCTGCGCCCGCTGGCCGACGCCGTCGAGGAAGGCCACCTGGTCGCCACCGGCGAACGCGTCCCGGCCAAGGACGTCCTCGCGGCGCTGCCGGAACTGCCGGTGCTGCACGAGGTCGCGTCACGCGCCGGCGTAGCCCCCGACGAGCCCGCCGGGCGGATCGCGGCCGCCGTCGAACTCGCCCTCGAATCGCTGTTCCTGGCGCGGCGGCTGGCCAAGGACTCCGATGACGCGACGACCGTCTACGGCCGATGA
- a CDS encoding vWA domain-containing protein: protein MTAVPLPDGYSYGPWHDGPDPLAPPADLRDALDEIGRDVMAGASPRSALEELLRRGTERTAGLDELTRRLWQRRSQIQRRNNLDGTLQEVQRLLQEALDAERRELFPDPDDEARFREAQLDALPQGTAAAVNELANYDWRSGQGRENYRKIRDLLGQELMESRFQGMKQALQNAGPEDVERINEMLSDLNDLLEAHASGAEDVQRRFAEFMRKHGEFFPENPRDVEELIDALAQRSAAAQRMLNSMSAQQRAELAELTQQAFGDPRLAQQLSRLDSQLRAARPGEDWTGSERFRGNNPLGMGEGAQAMADLAELDALAEQLSQSYPGASLEDIDLEALERQLGKDAGVDARRLSELERELRRQGLFERAADGSLRLSPKALRRLGETALSDIVNALRGKTGERETESAGAAGEPTGASRPWRFGDMQPWDVPRTIRNAVLRSVSVGERRVRLDVEDVEVVETEHRSRAAVALLVDTSWSMVQEGRWLPMKRTALALHQLITTRFRNDALQLITFGRYATPVELPELIGLEGAWEQGTNAHHGLLLAGRHLRRHPDAQPVVLMVTDGEPTAHLEPDGEAVFDYPPQPRTLHKTLSEVDRLAKLGASISVFRLGDDPRLTAFVDVIARRSGGRVVAPDLDGLGAAVVGDYLRTRRR from the coding sequence ATGACCGCGGTCCCGCTTCCCGACGGCTACTCCTACGGCCCGTGGCACGACGGGCCGGACCCGCTCGCGCCACCGGCCGACCTGCGCGACGCGCTCGACGAGATCGGCCGCGACGTGATGGCCGGGGCGTCGCCGCGATCCGCGCTGGAGGAACTGCTGCGGCGCGGCACCGAGCGCACCGCGGGCCTGGACGAGCTGACCCGGCGCCTGTGGCAGCGGCGGTCGCAGATCCAGCGCCGCAACAACCTCGACGGCACCCTGCAGGAAGTCCAGCGCCTGCTGCAGGAGGCCCTCGACGCGGAACGGCGCGAGCTGTTCCCGGACCCCGACGACGAAGCCCGCTTCCGCGAGGCCCAGCTGGACGCGCTGCCGCAGGGTACCGCGGCCGCCGTCAACGAGCTGGCGAACTACGACTGGCGCTCCGGGCAAGGGCGGGAGAACTACCGGAAGATCCGGGACCTGCTCGGCCAGGAGCTGATGGAGTCGCGGTTCCAGGGCATGAAGCAGGCGCTGCAGAACGCCGGGCCCGAGGACGTCGAGCGGATCAACGAGATGCTCTCCGACCTCAACGACCTGCTCGAAGCGCACGCGAGCGGCGCGGAGGACGTCCAGCGGCGCTTCGCCGAGTTCATGCGCAAGCACGGCGAGTTCTTCCCGGAGAACCCGCGCGACGTCGAGGAACTGATCGACGCGCTGGCGCAGCGCTCGGCGGCCGCGCAGCGGATGCTGAACTCGATGTCCGCGCAGCAGCGCGCGGAACTGGCGGAGCTGACCCAGCAGGCGTTCGGTGACCCGCGGCTGGCGCAGCAGCTGTCCAGATTGGACAGTCAGCTGCGGGCGGCGCGCCCGGGCGAGGACTGGACGGGCTCGGAGCGCTTCCGCGGCAACAACCCGCTGGGCATGGGCGAAGGCGCGCAGGCGATGGCCGACCTCGCCGAACTGGACGCGCTGGCCGAGCAGCTGAGCCAGTCCTACCCGGGCGCGAGCCTGGAGGACATCGACCTGGAGGCCCTGGAGCGCCAGCTCGGCAAGGACGCCGGCGTCGACGCGCGGCGGCTGTCCGAGCTGGAGCGTGAGCTGCGTCGCCAGGGCCTGTTCGAACGAGCCGCCGACGGCTCGCTCCGGTTGTCGCCCAAGGCGTTGCGGCGGCTGGGGGAGACGGCGCTGTCCGACATCGTGAACGCGTTGCGCGGCAAGACGGGCGAGCGGGAGACGGAGTCGGCGGGCGCGGCCGGCGAGCCGACCGGCGCGTCGCGGCCGTGGCGGTTCGGGGACATGCAGCCGTGGGACGTGCCGCGGACGATCCGCAACGCCGTGCTGCGGTCGGTGTCGGTGGGCGAGCGGCGGGTCCGGCTCGACGTCGAGGACGTCGAAGTGGTGGAGACCGAGCACCGCTCGCGCGCGGCGGTGGCGCTGCTGGTGGACACGTCGTGGTCGATGGTGCAGGAGGGGCGCTGGCTGCCGATGAAGCGCACGGCGCTGGCGTTGCACCAGCTGATCACCACGCGTTTCCGCAACGATGCGCTGCAGCTGATCACGTTCGGCCGCTACGCGACGCCGGTGGAGCTGCCGGAGCTGATCGGGCTGGAGGGCGCGTGGGAGCAGGGCACGAACGCCCACCACGGGCTGCTGCTGGCGGGCCGCCACCTGCGCCGCCACCCGGACGCGCAGCCGGTGGTCCTGATGGTGACGGACGGCGAGCCGACGGCGCACCTGGAACCGGACGGCGAAGCGGTGTTCGACTACCCGCCGCAGCCCCGCACGCTCCACAAGACACTGTCCGAAGTGGACAGGCTGGCGAAGCTGGGAGCATCGATCTCGGTGTTCCGCTTGGGCGACGACCCCCGCCTGACGGCGTTCGTGGACGTGATCGCCCGCCGCTCGGGAGGACGGGTGGTGGCCCCGGACCTGGACGGCCTGGGTGCGGCGGTGGTGGGGGACTACCTGCGAACCCGGCGCCGCTGA
- a CDS encoding amidohydrolase family protein: MTTTITGARVFDGERLTEHTAVRVADGRIAAVGDDTLLRPGDEHVDARGATLLPGLIDAHVHLLPGALRQALTFGVTTVLDMFSKPGTVRDALAEAARPDAADVRSSSVGATAPGGHPSMMYAPFPYVTGPRDAERFVADRVAEGAAHLKVLYDDGTGGPMPMPSLDVPTIAALAEAAHRAGLLVVAHVSTARGAVDLLPAGVDVLAHAPFDALAGPQVDAVAAAGVAVVTTLSVADGFPDGAVLPLLTEPDLLTRLGPAWRAVVERQGRRWLPPHLPDFAVAKDNVRLLHEAGVTLLAGTDAPNPGTVHGASLHRELGHLVAAGLSPAAALTAATAGPAEVFGLPDRGRIRPGLRADLVLAAGRPDEDIAQAQRLVAVWKQGVRADLDAYVGSAAEQDGLAALRAQTEKVVAAVRSLLPAVEVRRAEDDELLGHVRRSGPLWEPVTVFHAALAEPAEREEAEDVVRRDGLACLADPWWVEEEPGRWTEARIQEAHPDRVRVRWADPLVAQPAHGQWIDPRAVRLRRHRP; encoded by the coding sequence GTGACCACGACCATCACCGGCGCCCGCGTCTTCGACGGCGAGCGCCTCACCGAGCACACCGCCGTGCGCGTCGCGGACGGCCGCATCGCCGCGGTCGGCGACGACACCCTGCTGCGGCCCGGCGACGAGCACGTCGACGCCCGCGGCGCCACCCTGCTGCCCGGCCTGATCGACGCGCACGTCCACCTGCTGCCCGGCGCGCTCCGGCAGGCCCTCACGTTCGGCGTGACGACCGTGCTCGACATGTTCAGCAAGCCGGGCACCGTGCGCGACGCGCTCGCCGAAGCCGCCCGGCCGGACGCGGCCGACGTGCGCTCGTCGAGCGTCGGGGCGACGGCGCCCGGCGGGCACCCGAGCATGATGTACGCGCCGTTCCCGTACGTCACGGGCCCGCGGGACGCCGAGCGGTTCGTCGCCGACCGCGTCGCCGAAGGAGCGGCGCACCTCAAGGTCCTCTACGACGACGGCACCGGCGGGCCGATGCCGATGCCGTCACTGGACGTGCCGACGATCGCCGCGCTGGCCGAGGCCGCCCACCGGGCCGGGCTGCTGGTGGTGGCGCACGTGTCGACCGCCCGCGGGGCCGTGGACCTGCTCCCGGCCGGGGTCGACGTCCTCGCCCACGCGCCGTTCGACGCGCTGGCCGGGCCCCAGGTGGACGCCGTCGCCGCGGCGGGGGTCGCGGTCGTCACGACGCTGTCGGTGGCCGACGGCTTCCCGGACGGCGCCGTGCTGCCGCTGCTCACCGAGCCGGACCTGCTGACCCGGCTCGGTCCGGCCTGGCGCGCGGTCGTGGAGCGGCAGGGGCGGCGCTGGCTGCCGCCGCACCTGCCGGACTTCGCGGTGGCGAAGGACAACGTCCGGCTGCTGCACGAGGCCGGGGTAACGCTGCTGGCGGGCACCGACGCGCCGAACCCCGGCACGGTCCACGGCGCGAGCCTCCACCGGGAGCTGGGACACCTGGTGGCGGCGGGCCTGTCCCCGGCGGCGGCGCTGACCGCGGCGACCGCGGGCCCGGCGGAGGTGTTCGGCCTGCCCGACCGCGGCCGGATCCGGCCCGGGCTCCGCGCGGACCTCGTCCTGGCCGCCGGCCGTCCCGACGAGGACATCGCGCAGGCGCAGCGGCTGGTGGCGGTGTGGAAGCAGGGTGTCCGCGCGGACCTGGACGCCTACGTCGGCTCGGCCGCGGAACAGGACGGCTTGGCGGCGCTGCGGGCCCAGACCGAGAAGGTCGTCGCGGCGGTCCGCTCGCTGCTGCCGGCGGTCGAAGTCCGGCGTGCGGAGGACGACGAGCTGCTGGGCCACGTCCGCCGGAGCGGGCCGCTGTGGGAGCCGGTCACCGTCTTCCACGCGGCGCTGGCCGAACCGGCCGAGCGTGAAGAAGCCGAGGACGTCGTCCGTCGCGACGGGCTCGCCTGCCTGGCCGACCCGTGGTGGGTGGAGGAGGAACCGGGCCGGTGGACGGAGGCGCGCATCCAGGAGGCGCACCCGGACCGGGTGCGCGTGCGGTGGGCCGACCCGCTCGTGGCGCAACCCGCGCACGGGCAGTGGATCGATCCGCGCGCCGTGCGCCTGCGACGGCACCGGCCCTGA
- a CDS encoding MerR family transcriptional regulator: MRYSISQVAKASGVSARMLRHYDAIGLLTPSSVAANGYRWYGRPELLRLQRILLLRRLGLGLAEIGAVLGDQVDEAAALRGHLAELKDERRRLDRVIATVEETIADLGDARIDDPERFFAGLRRDGAAMRQAYRETFGAGAEAAFDTAEAAQQGFTTADYEHAAAQSAALFRRLAGVMRSGVAPEDPAALDAVAEHHRSVSRFWQPTALAYAAMGGLYVTDPRQRELAARADPELPAWLARAIGAYARERLVPPVGSA, encoded by the coding sequence GTGCGGTACTCGATCAGCCAGGTCGCCAAGGCGTCCGGCGTGTCGGCGCGGATGCTCCGGCACTACGACGCGATCGGCCTGCTCACGCCGTCTTCGGTGGCGGCGAACGGCTACCGCTGGTACGGCAGGCCCGAGCTCCTGCGCCTGCAGCGCATCCTGCTGCTGCGGCGGCTCGGGCTCGGCCTGGCCGAGATCGGCGCCGTGCTGGGCGACCAGGTCGACGAGGCGGCCGCGCTGCGCGGGCACCTGGCCGAGCTGAAGGACGAGCGCCGCCGCCTCGACCGGGTCATCGCCACGGTCGAGGAGACGATCGCCGACCTCGGTGACGCCCGGATCGACGACCCGGAGCGGTTCTTCGCCGGGCTTCGCCGGGACGGGGCCGCGATGCGGCAGGCCTACCGGGAGACGTTCGGCGCGGGCGCCGAGGCGGCCTTCGACACCGCCGAGGCCGCTCAGCAGGGGTTCACCACCGCGGACTACGAGCACGCCGCCGCCCAGAGCGCGGCGCTGTTCCGGCGGCTGGCCGGGGTCATGCGTTCCGGCGTGGCGCCGGAGGACCCCGCCGCGCTCGACGCCGTCGCCGAACACCACCGGTCGGTGAGCCGCTTCTGGCAGCCGACGGCCCTGGCCTACGCCGCGATGGGCGGGCTCTACGTGACCGATCCCCGGCAACGCGAGCTGGCCGCGCGGGCCGACCCGGAGCTGCCGGCGTGGCTGGCCCGCGCCATCGGAGCCTACGCACGCGAGCGGCTCGTCCCACCGGTCGGGAGCGCCTGA
- the mshC gene encoding cysteine--1-D-myo-inosityl 2-amino-2-deoxy-alpha-D-glucopyranoside ligase: MQTWSSVDVPRIPGTPRPLRLHDTATGQIRPTAPGATARMYVCGITPYDATHLGHAATYLAFDLVNRVWRDNGHEVHYVQNVTDIDEPLLERAERDSDDWVVLGMRETALFREDMTALRVLPPKQFVGAVESIPEIVEVIAKLLANGAAYRADDPGFPDVYFDHTATGKFGYESNYDEPTMRKFFAERGGDPDRAGKRHPLDALLWRVAREGEPSWESELGPGRPGWHIECSAIAVNRLGLGFDLQGGGSDLIFPHHEYSAAHAEAVAKDGPFARHYVHAGMIGLDGEKMSKSRGNLVFVSRLRADRVDPGAIRLALFAGHYRADRAWTSELLTEAEARLARWREAVSLPAGPSAEDTVARLRDHLSDDLDTPKALAAIDAWAGDALCRDGRDETAPGLIRTAVDGLLGITL, translated from the coding sequence ATGCAGACTTGGTCATCGGTCGACGTGCCCCGCATCCCCGGCACCCCCCGCCCGCTGCGGCTCCACGACACCGCCACCGGGCAGATCCGCCCGACCGCGCCCGGCGCCACCGCCCGGATGTACGTCTGCGGCATCACGCCCTACGACGCGACGCATCTGGGGCACGCCGCGACGTACCTCGCCTTCGACCTGGTGAACCGGGTGTGGCGGGACAACGGGCACGAAGTCCACTACGTGCAGAACGTCACGGACATCGACGAGCCGCTGCTGGAGCGCGCCGAGCGGGACTCCGACGACTGGGTCGTGCTGGGCATGCGCGAGACCGCGCTGTTCCGCGAGGACATGACCGCGCTGCGCGTGCTCCCGCCGAAGCAGTTCGTCGGCGCGGTGGAGAGCATCCCGGAGATCGTCGAGGTCATCGCGAAGCTCCTCGCCAACGGCGCCGCCTACCGCGCCGACGACCCCGGGTTCCCGGACGTCTACTTCGACCACACCGCGACCGGCAAGTTCGGCTACGAGTCGAACTACGACGAGCCGACCATGCGGAAGTTCTTCGCCGAGCGCGGCGGTGACCCCGACCGCGCGGGCAAGCGCCACCCGCTGGACGCGCTGCTGTGGCGCGTCGCCCGCGAAGGCGAGCCGTCGTGGGAGTCGGAGCTCGGCCCCGGACGTCCGGGCTGGCACATCGAGTGCAGCGCGATCGCGGTCAACCGGCTGGGCCTCGGGTTCGACCTGCAGGGCGGCGGCTCGGACCTGATCTTCCCGCACCACGAGTACAGCGCGGCGCACGCCGAAGCGGTCGCCAAGGACGGGCCGTTCGCCCGGCACTACGTGCACGCCGGGATGATCGGCCTCGACGGCGAGAAGATGTCCAAGTCACGCGGGAACCTCGTGTTCGTCTCCCGGCTGCGGGCCGACCGGGTCGATCCGGGCGCGATCCGGCTCGCGCTGTTCGCCGGCCACTACCGCGCCGACCGGGCGTGGACGTCCGAGCTGCTCACCGAGGCGGAAGCCCGGCTCGCGCGCTGGCGCGAAGCCGTTTCGCTGCCGGCCGGCCCGTCGGCGGAGGACACCGTCGCCCGCCTGCGCGACCACCTGTCCGACGATCTCGACACCCCGAAGGCGCTGGCGGCGATCGACGCGTGGGCGGGCGACGCCCTGTGCCGCGACGGCCGGGACGAGACGGCGCCCGGCCTGATCCGCACCGCGGTCGACGGCCTCCTCGGCATCACCCTCTGA